From Corvus moneduloides isolate bCorMon1 chromosome 2, bCorMon1.pri, whole genome shotgun sequence, one genomic window encodes:
- the TSKU gene encoding tsukushin, translating to MHFLAWFNLLLLLPCFGTTKTCFPGCHCEVETFGLFDSFSLTKVDCSGIGSHIVPVPIPLDTSYLDLSSNKLETINESMLTGPGYTTLVSLDLSYNKIAKISSTTFSRLRYLESLDLSHNSLEVLPEDCFSSSPLGDIDLSNNKLLDIAVDIFTSKGQGKSLNVDLSNNMLSTITRHHEKSIPNIQNLNLSGNRLTSVPNLQGIPLRYLNLDGNPLVKVEKGDFAGLKDLIHLSLSGLRGFRELSPHSFKELQALQVLDLSNNPNLKSLTAEVISGLNSLQELNLSGTGVSSLPKTLLKYLPSIKSITLGKDIQCLKTIKEGQYHRQIGLTKKEVLSCHDSHGSVAAAPYVL from the coding sequence ATGCATTTCCTGGCCTGGTTCaatttgctgcttctccttccttgtTTTGGTACCACCAAAACCTGCTTCCCTGGCTGCCACTGCGAAGTGGAAACCTTTGGTCTCTTTGACAGCTTCAGCTTGACCAAGGTGGACTGCAGTGGAATAGGCTCACACATTGTTCCTGTCCCAATCCCTCTGGATACCTCCTACTTGGATCTATCATCAAACAAACTGGAAACAATAAATGAATCGATGCTTACTGGCCCTGGATACACCACCCTGGTGAGTCTCGACCTGAGCTACAACAAAATTGCCAAGATTTCCTCCACAACATTCTCCAGGCTTCGGTACCTGGAGTCCTTGGACCTGAGTCACAACTCTCTGGAAGTCCTTCCAGAGGACTGTTTCTCCAGTTCTCCTCTAGGTGACATAGATTTGAGCAATAACAAACTTTTGGATATAGCTGTGGacatttttacttcaaaagGTCAAGGCAAATCCCTGAATGTGGATCTATCCAATAATATGCTCAGCACAATTACAAGGCACCATGAAAAGAGCATCCCTAACATCCAGAACTTAAATCTTTCCGGAAACAGGCTAACATCTGTACCAAACCTTCAAGGCATTCCTCTCCGATATTTAAACCTTGATGGAAACCCTCTGGTTAAGGTTGAGAAAGGAGACTTCGCAGGGCTGAAAGACTTGATTCATTTATCCCTCAGTGGCCTGCGTGGCTTTAGAGAGTTATCTCCTCATAGCTTCAAGGAACTCCAAGCCCTCCAGGTTCTGGATTTATCCAACAATCCCAACTTGAAGTCACTGACTGCTGAAGTTATCTCTGGTCTGAACTCCCTACAAGAGCTCAACCTCTCTGGGACAGGCGTGTCATCCTTGCCAAAGACTTTGCTGAAATACCTGCCTTCCATCAAAAGCATCACCTTAGGGAAGGACATACAGTGTCTTAAGACCATCAAAGAAGGACAGTACCACCGACAAATTGGGCTGACCAAAAAAGAAGTCCTCAGTTGCCATGACAGCCATGGGTCCGTAGCAGCAGCACCTTATGTTTTGTGA